One genomic window of Corynebacterium diphtheriae includes the following:
- a CDS encoding zinc ribbon domain-containing protein YjdM translates to MTDTQAQGLDTLPPCPECESEYTYEMPPLIVCPECAHEFSTDTATADPEETSTVIVDSVGNVLSDGDTVSITKTIKVKGAQQPLKSGMKARNIRLKPEVGTGPEDHYIECKIDGFGQMILKPAVVKKIV, encoded by the coding sequence GTGACTGATACCCAAGCCCAAGGTCTAGACACCTTGCCACCGTGCCCAGAGTGCGAATCTGAATACACCTACGAGATGCCACCGCTGATCGTATGCCCCGAATGCGCCCACGAGTTTTCTACCGACACTGCCACAGCTGACCCAGAAGAAACCTCCACGGTGATTGTCGATTCCGTAGGAAACGTTCTAAGCGACGGCGACACCGTCTCCATCACCAAAACCATCAAGGTCAAAGGTGCCCAACAGCCACTTAAATCCGGCATGAAAGCCCGCAACATCCGCCTCAAGCCGGAAGTAGGTACCGGCCCTGAGGATCACTACATCGAATGCAAAATCGACGGCTTCGGCCAGATGATCCTCAAACCAGCAGTGGTGAAAAAGATCGTATAG
- the bioB gene encoding biotin synthase BioB, translating into MTATLNTVQDLEASVLAGTAITRDEALSLIDAPLDELSAAADRIRAQMCGDGFDMCSIINAKSGRCPENCTFCAQSIRYPTISVDSYPLITADELVRQAQENKDKGVIRFSIVTSGRKLRRDEVRHICEGVRRIKQEVGIEVCISAGLLSAEDFQALHDAGISRVHCNLETSRAYFPSICTSHTFDDKIATLQAARDEGMSLCSGGILGLGESMEDRIDMALSARELGVNSFPVNVLVAIEGTPLAGTEQLRPEEVQRCVAIFRFILPQAAIRLAGGRELLGDDGKACFQSGANSAISGDMLTTTGTTIASDMALVKDLGYTVTLDHSHS; encoded by the coding sequence ATGACTGCCACATTGAACACAGTTCAGGATCTCGAAGCATCAGTACTTGCCGGCACCGCCATCACGCGAGACGAGGCCCTCTCGCTTATCGACGCACCCCTTGACGAACTCAGCGCAGCAGCCGACCGCATCCGCGCCCAGATGTGTGGCGACGGATTCGACATGTGCAGCATCATCAACGCCAAATCCGGTCGATGCCCAGAAAACTGCACCTTCTGCGCGCAAAGCATCAGGTACCCCACCATCAGCGTGGACTCTTACCCGCTGATCACCGCAGACGAACTCGTACGACAAGCACAAGAAAACAAAGACAAAGGCGTAATCCGATTTTCCATCGTCACCTCCGGCCGCAAGCTACGCCGCGACGAGGTCCGCCACATTTGCGAGGGCGTACGCCGAATCAAACAAGAAGTCGGCATCGAAGTATGTATCTCCGCAGGTTTACTAAGCGCCGAAGATTTCCAAGCTCTCCACGATGCCGGTATTTCTCGCGTGCACTGCAACCTAGAAACCTCCCGCGCATACTTCCCGAGCATCTGCACCTCACACACCTTTGACGATAAAATCGCAACCCTACAAGCAGCACGCGACGAAGGCATGAGCCTATGCTCCGGCGGAATCCTAGGGCTTGGCGAGTCCATGGAAGACCGCATCGACATGGCACTATCCGCCCGTGAGCTCGGGGTCAACTCATTCCCCGTCAACGTACTCGTGGCCATCGAAGGCACCCCGCTGGCTGGAACCGAACAATTACGCCCCGAAGAAGTACAACGCTGCGTAGCCATCTTTCGTTTTATCCTCCCCCAAGCGGCAATTAGGCTCGCCGGCGGCCGCGAACTACTTGGCGACGACGGCAAGGCCTGCTTCCAATCCGGCGCAAACTCCGCCATCAGCGGCGACATGCTCACCACCACCGGCACCACCATCGCCAGTGACATGGCACTAGTCAAAGATCTCGGATACACCGTCACCTTGGACCACTCTCACAGTTAA
- a CDS encoding HD domain-containing protein, with the protein MISPRLAHAISIAAYAHRNQIRKATSIPYICHPYSVMVIAQSCTCDEDVFIAALLHDVLEDAAEEYSEHEMLNDFGPRVVSIVKEVTKDSSLSMWQERADSYLTHLETASHEALIVCLADKTHNLMSMVADYEAVGDALWARFNAGKDRQLWWYSSVWDVLERRLGKDFPGVADYARLLSMFAKA; encoded by the coding sequence ATGATCAGCCCGCGACTCGCCCACGCAATCTCCATTGCCGCCTATGCCCATCGCAATCAGATACGCAAAGCCACCAGCATCCCTTATATCTGTCACCCGTATTCGGTGATGGTGATAGCCCAAAGCTGTACGTGCGATGAGGACGTGTTTATCGCAGCGTTGCTTCACGACGTCCTCGAAGACGCGGCCGAGGAGTATTCCGAGCATGAAATGCTCAACGATTTTGGCCCCCGAGTGGTGTCTATCGTGAAGGAGGTGACTAAAGATTCGAGCTTGTCCATGTGGCAAGAGCGTGCGGATTCCTACTTAACGCACCTCGAAACCGCTAGCCATGAGGCACTCATTGTGTGTTTAGCTGATAAAACCCACAACCTCATGTCCATGGTGGCGGATTATGAGGCTGTGGGTGATGCTTTGTGGGCGCGGTTTAATGCCGGAAAAGATCGCCAATTATGGTGGTATTCCAGCGTGTGGGATGTGCTGGAGCGCAGGCTTGGCAAAGATTTTCCAGGGGTGGCGGACTATGCCCGCCTGCTGAGCATGTTTGCTAAGGCGTAA
- a CDS encoding IclR family transcriptional regulator translates to MGKINTDPAATSGIKVLDRAVSIMLAVAERPLSLTELCDVTNLPRATAHRLATALETHNILTRTSDGKWTIGAVLSSLGAGSSTKLIDVATPIMTSLMNETGESVQLYQLAGATRVCIAAQEPTIGLQNTVPVGTRLPLTAGSAAKVFLAYSSPTLRDAMLASGAQFTPEDLEEARDRGWSESISEREVGLASISAPVFDSEGLFIAVLSISGPTERLRPSPSTLWSQQLTEAAAHLSQSL, encoded by the coding sequence ATGGGAAAGATTAACACAGATCCTGCTGCAACAAGCGGCATTAAGGTTCTCGACCGCGCTGTCTCCATCATGCTCGCAGTCGCGGAACGTCCACTATCGCTCACCGAACTGTGCGACGTGACCAATCTCCCCCGAGCCACAGCACACAGACTGGCCACAGCGCTAGAAACCCATAACATCCTGACACGTACCTCCGATGGCAAATGGACCATCGGCGCAGTCTTGAGCTCGCTCGGGGCCGGTAGCTCCACCAAGCTTATCGACGTAGCCACCCCGATCATGACTAGCCTCATGAACGAAACTGGCGAATCCGTGCAGCTGTACCAACTCGCAGGCGCAACCCGTGTATGTATTGCAGCCCAAGAGCCCACCATTGGACTACAAAACACCGTCCCCGTGGGCACACGACTACCACTGACCGCTGGATCCGCAGCAAAGGTCTTTCTTGCCTACTCCTCCCCTACATTGCGCGATGCCATGCTGGCATCGGGGGCGCAGTTTACCCCCGAAGACCTTGAAGAGGCCCGCGACCGCGGCTGGTCGGAATCGATTAGCGAACGCGAAGTTGGCCTCGCAAGTATTTCTGCCCCCGTCTTCGACAGCGAAGGTCTTTTCATCGCCGTACTGTCTATCTCCGGCCCCACCGAGCGCCTGCGCCCATCACCTTCCACACTATGGTCACAGCAACTAACCGAAGCTGCGGCACATCTATCGCAATCACTCTAG
- the leuC gene encoding 3-isopropylmalate dehydratase large subunit, with protein MTSPMTSKDSKLTLAEKVWRDHVVSQGEGDQPDLIFIDLQLLHEVTSPQAFDGLRMAGRTLRHPELHLATEDHNVPTEGIHNGSLLEINDLVSRTQVETLRKNCEEFGVRLHAMGDKKQGIVHQVGPQLGATQPGMTIVCGDSHTSTHGAFGAMAFGIGTSEVEHVMATQTLSLKPFKTMAINVTGELQPGVTAKDLILAVIATIGTGGGQGHVIEYRGEAIEKLSMEARMTVCNMSIEAGARAGMIAPDETTFDYIKGREMAPTGQDWDDAVAYWKTLPTDEGAEFDTEITIDGSAITPFITWGTNPGQGLPLSSVVPSPEDFPGDNEKVAAEKALAYMGLTPGTPLRDIAIDTVFLGSCTNARMDDLRIAADILRGRSIADSVRMMVVPSSTMIKEQAEAEGLDKIFIEAGAQWRTAGCSMCLGMNPDQLTPGERCASTSNRNFEGRQGPGGRTHLVSPAVAAATAIKGTLASPADLD; from the coding sequence ATGACCAGCCCCATGACATCGAAGGATTCAAAACTCACGCTCGCTGAAAAAGTCTGGCGTGACCACGTCGTTTCTCAAGGAGAAGGCGACCAACCAGATCTTATCTTCATTGACCTTCAATTACTGCATGAAGTCACCTCACCTCAGGCTTTCGACGGTCTGCGCATGGCCGGACGTACACTGCGACACCCAGAACTGCACCTAGCCACCGAAGACCACAACGTTCCCACCGAGGGAATCCACAACGGCTCCCTGCTAGAAATCAACGACCTTGTCTCACGCACCCAGGTAGAAACCCTGCGGAAAAACTGCGAAGAATTTGGAGTGCGCCTCCACGCCATGGGCGATAAAAAACAAGGCATCGTGCACCAGGTAGGCCCACAATTAGGTGCCACCCAGCCAGGCATGACCATCGTGTGCGGCGACTCGCACACCTCCACGCACGGAGCCTTCGGTGCTATGGCCTTTGGTATCGGAACCTCTGAGGTAGAACATGTGATGGCAACACAAACGCTGTCGCTAAAACCATTTAAGACCATGGCCATTAATGTCACCGGCGAGCTGCAACCAGGGGTCACCGCAAAAGACCTCATTTTGGCGGTCATCGCAACCATCGGCACCGGCGGCGGACAAGGCCACGTGATCGAATACCGCGGTGAAGCAATCGAAAAACTGTCCATGGAAGCGCGCATGACAGTCTGCAACATGTCCATCGAAGCAGGTGCTCGCGCCGGCATGATCGCCCCCGACGAGACCACATTCGACTACATCAAAGGCCGCGAAATGGCGCCCACCGGCCAAGACTGGGACGACGCCGTGGCCTACTGGAAGACCCTGCCCACCGACGAAGGAGCCGAATTCGATACCGAAATCACTATCGACGGCTCCGCGATCACACCATTTATCACATGGGGAACAAACCCAGGCCAAGGCCTACCGCTGTCAAGCGTCGTGCCCTCGCCAGAGGACTTCCCAGGAGATAACGAAAAAGTCGCAGCCGAAAAAGCACTCGCCTACATGGGACTAACCCCAGGAACCCCACTACGCGACATTGCCATCGACACAGTCTTCCTCGGATCCTGCACCAACGCCCGCATGGATGACCTCCGCATTGCAGCCGACATCCTGCGCGGCCGAAGCATCGCCGACTCCGTGCGCATGATGGTCGTCCCATCCTCAACCATGATTAAAGAGCAAGCAGAGGCAGAAGGCCTAGACAAGATCTTCATCGAAGCCGGCGCACAATGGCGTACCGCAGGATGCTCCATGTGTCTAGGAATGAACCCCGATCAACTCACCCCAGGCGAGCGCTGTGCATCCACCTCGAACCGCAACTTCGAAGGCCGCCAAGGCCCAGGCGGACGCACCCACTTGGTATCACCAGCAGTTGCCGCCGCAACCGCAATCAAGGGAACCCTGGCAAGCCCCGCCGATCTGGACTAA
- the leuD gene encoding 3-isopropylmalate dehydratase small subunit, whose product MEKFTTHTGVGVPLTRSNVDTDQIIPAVYLKRVTRTGFEDGLFNNWRTKDPNFVLNNEAYRNGSVLVAGPDFGTGSSREHAVWALKDYGFAVVLSSRFADIFRGNAGKAGLLAAQMEQTDIELLWKQLEQTPGAQVTVSLEERTVTCEGNVYPFFVDDYTRWRLMEGLDDVGLTLRKEAEIAAFEARRPSFKPVTQ is encoded by the coding sequence ATGGAAAAATTCACCACCCACACCGGTGTCGGCGTACCGCTGACCCGCTCCAACGTCGACACCGACCAGATCATCCCAGCCGTCTACCTCAAACGCGTCACCCGCACTGGATTCGAAGACGGACTCTTTAATAACTGGCGCACCAAGGACCCCAACTTTGTCCTTAACAACGAAGCCTACCGCAATGGATCCGTCCTCGTGGCTGGACCAGACTTTGGCACCGGATCATCACGCGAACACGCAGTATGGGCACTCAAAGACTACGGATTCGCCGTCGTCCTCTCATCACGATTCGCCGACATCTTCCGCGGAAACGCCGGAAAAGCCGGATTACTGGCAGCCCAAATGGAACAAACCGACATCGAGCTGCTATGGAAACAACTCGAACAAACACCCGGCGCGCAGGTCACCGTAAGCCTCGAAGAACGCACCGTCACCTGCGAAGGAAACGTCTACCCATTCTTCGTCGACGACTACACACGGTGGCGCCTCATGGAAGGCCTTGACGACGTAGGACTCACCCTGCGCAAAGAAGCCGAGATTGCAGCCTTTGAAGCACGCCGGCCATCCTTCAAACCGGTAACGCAATAA
- a CDS encoding NUDIX hydrolase: MTSSNKLHEVDKDQQSAFDITGRYQTISAHPTKEFSKPTLAAGAVLWRHSSTITENPAVEFAVIHRPHYDDWSLAKGKVDPGESLPVTAEREIREETGHHVHLGKLLGKVSYPVGERTKVVYYWIAQVHDEAFEENNEVDELRWLPYTEARELLSYDVDRLVLDKAYKRLALPTTTRVILVRHAKAHQRHNWAGNDSIRPLEKKGQRQADLLGPMLAAYGPTSIHSATPARCQQTAAPLSELTGLEVVVDDRFDDEAWLSRMTVAQKACEELIATPGTHVVVSQGLFIPDAIAWLSAQGRLPLETIEAKKASAWVLSFHEGKLTGADYLVSPLGVK; this comes from the coding sequence ATGACGTCTTCTAACAAGCTCCACGAAGTAGACAAAGACCAACAGTCAGCTTTCGACATCACAGGCCGCTACCAAACAATTTCGGCTCATCCCACAAAAGAATTTTCCAAGCCAACCCTGGCAGCGGGTGCTGTTCTATGGCGCCACAGCTCCACAATCACGGAAAACCCAGCAGTGGAATTTGCCGTAATCCACCGCCCGCATTACGACGATTGGTCCCTTGCCAAAGGCAAAGTTGATCCAGGCGAATCGCTACCGGTCACCGCTGAACGCGAGATCCGTGAAGAGACTGGCCACCACGTTCACTTGGGAAAGCTTCTCGGGAAAGTGTCCTACCCCGTCGGCGAACGCACCAAAGTGGTGTACTACTGGATCGCCCAAGTCCACGATGAAGCCTTCGAAGAAAATAACGAAGTAGATGAACTACGCTGGCTCCCCTACACCGAGGCTCGAGAACTTCTCAGCTACGACGTGGACCGCCTGGTGCTAGACAAGGCCTATAAACGTCTTGCGTTGCCCACCACTACTCGAGTGATTTTGGTGCGTCACGCTAAAGCACATCAACGTCACAATTGGGCAGGCAATGACAGCATCCGACCACTGGAGAAAAAGGGCCAGCGCCAAGCAGACCTACTTGGTCCCATGCTCGCAGCTTACGGCCCAACAAGTATTCATTCCGCCACCCCGGCGCGGTGCCAGCAAACCGCTGCACCGCTATCTGAGCTTACGGGGTTGGAGGTCGTAGTTGATGATCGTTTTGATGATGAGGCGTGGCTATCGCGTATGACGGTTGCGCAGAAGGCTTGTGAGGAGCTGATTGCAACTCCTGGTACTCATGTGGTGGTCAGCCAAGGTCTTTTTATTCCTGATGCTATTGCATGGTTGTCCGCTCAGGGACGTTTGCCGTTAGAGACCATTGAAGCGAAGAAGGCTAGCGCTTGGGTGCTGTCTTTCCACGAGGGCAAACTAACAGGTGCGGATTATTTGGTGAGCCCCTTGGGCGTGAAGTAA
- a CDS encoding NAD(P)H-dependent glycerol-3-phosphate dehydrogenase, with the protein MKIGVMGAGSWGTTLAKVFSDAGCDVTLWARREEVAREINTEHTNSTYLRGIALPHTLTATTQPTQALCDADVVVLAVPSQTLRGNLAEWCADIPQDALLLSLAKGIEKETFLRMSEVIAEVTGAQPDKVAVLSGPNLAREIAEEQPAATVIACTNEKNAQRIQHALAAPYFRPYTNTDVIGCEIGGACKNVIALACGMASGRGLGENTLATLMTRGLAEISRLGVAMGADPRTLSGLAGLGDLVATCSSPLSRNRTFGARLGEGKTLDEARAATNGQVAEGVISSQSIARLADSLGVDMPITRAVFGVCHRDQNVADMVAALMGRTKKSE; encoded by the coding sequence ATGAAGATCGGTGTGATGGGTGCCGGTTCTTGGGGAACTACCTTGGCTAAAGTCTTTTCAGACGCAGGCTGTGATGTCACCTTGTGGGCACGTCGTGAAGAAGTTGCCCGAGAAATCAACACCGAGCACACAAATTCCACCTATCTTCGAGGTATTGCGTTGCCGCACACCCTCACGGCCACAACGCAGCCAACGCAGGCGCTGTGCGATGCCGATGTGGTTGTCCTCGCGGTTCCCAGCCAAACATTGCGTGGAAATCTTGCTGAATGGTGTGCGGATATTCCGCAGGATGCTTTGTTGCTGAGCTTGGCAAAAGGCATCGAAAAAGAGACATTTTTGCGCATGAGTGAAGTAATCGCGGAGGTAACGGGTGCGCAACCTGACAAAGTGGCTGTCTTGTCAGGTCCGAATCTGGCTCGAGAGATTGCAGAGGAACAACCAGCAGCCACCGTTATTGCCTGCACAAACGAGAAAAATGCCCAGCGTATCCAGCATGCTTTGGCGGCTCCTTATTTCCGTCCGTATACCAACACAGATGTCATCGGTTGCGAGATCGGCGGGGCTTGCAAAAATGTGATCGCTCTCGCCTGCGGTATGGCATCTGGCAGGGGGCTAGGAGAGAACACTCTGGCAACGTTGATGACGCGTGGTCTAGCGGAGATCTCACGTTTGGGTGTAGCCATGGGTGCAGATCCGCGAACCCTATCAGGTTTAGCTGGGTTGGGGGACCTGGTAGCTACATGTTCATCGCCGTTGTCGCGTAACCGCACCTTTGGTGCCCGTTTGGGTGAAGGCAAGACTTTAGACGAAGCCCGTGCAGCGACAAATGGGCAAGTAGCCGAAGGAGTTATATCCTCGCAATCTATTGCGCGGCTAGCAGATTCCTTGGGGGTTGATATGCCCATTACCCGTGCGGTATTTGGAGTATGTCATCGTGATCAAAATGTTGCCGACATGGTGGCTGCATTGATGGGGCGTACCAAGAAATCTGAGTAG
- a CDS encoding D-alanine--D-alanine ligase family protein produces the protein MSQNLSAQNSSETPRIKVAIIYGGRSSEHSVSCVSAGAIMAHLDPQRYEVFPVGITHDGVWTVGEPDPTRLKTVDRVMPEVQFTREVSLSVNPNTAGELRFEDGSLYAKVDVVFPVLHGRFGEDGTIQGLFELSGVPYVGTGVLSSACGMDKEFTKKLMAAEGLPVGKEVILRGSETLTEEHKRELGLPVFVKPARGGSSIGISRVADWSEWDAALSLAREHDSKVIVETEIVGVEVECGVLERIDGSLMASVPAQLQDTDEGDEGFYGFDTKYLDDVVTAHIPAPFDAETTALIQELSLKAFTALSCRGLARVDFFVTDHGPVLNEINTMPGFTPISMYPQVFEATGIGYAQLLDNLIEQALHK, from the coding sequence GTGAGCCAAAATCTTTCAGCACAGAACTCTTCAGAAACTCCTCGTATTAAAGTTGCCATCATCTATGGTGGCCGCAGCTCAGAACATTCCGTGTCGTGTGTGTCTGCCGGCGCTATTATGGCGCACCTTGATCCGCAGCGCTACGAGGTGTTCCCAGTAGGTATCACGCACGACGGTGTGTGGACTGTGGGGGAACCGGATCCGACTCGGCTTAAGACTGTCGACCGTGTGATGCCAGAGGTTCAGTTCACAAGGGAAGTATCGTTGTCGGTCAACCCAAACACCGCTGGCGAGCTACGTTTCGAGGATGGATCGCTTTATGCCAAAGTCGATGTAGTCTTCCCAGTCTTGCATGGTCGCTTTGGCGAAGACGGTACGATCCAAGGTCTATTTGAGCTCTCTGGTGTGCCCTACGTTGGAACTGGTGTGTTGAGCTCCGCTTGCGGAATGGACAAGGAATTTACTAAGAAACTCATGGCGGCTGAAGGTTTGCCAGTTGGCAAGGAAGTTATCCTTCGCGGCTCGGAAACGTTGACTGAAGAACATAAGCGTGAGCTTGGTTTGCCAGTGTTTGTTAAACCTGCTCGTGGTGGATCATCCATTGGTATTTCTCGTGTAGCTGATTGGAGCGAATGGGACGCGGCATTGAGTCTTGCACGCGAGCACGATTCCAAGGTGATCGTCGAGACTGAAATTGTGGGTGTAGAAGTCGAATGCGGCGTGCTTGAGCGTATCGACGGTTCCCTGATGGCGTCTGTTCCCGCCCAGCTGCAAGATACCGATGAGGGTGACGAAGGTTTCTATGGTTTTGATACCAAGTACCTGGACGATGTGGTCACCGCTCACATTCCAGCGCCCTTCGACGCGGAAACTACTGCGTTGATTCAAGAGCTGTCGCTGAAGGCTTTCACAGCTTTAAGCTGCCGTGGTTTGGCACGCGTGGACTTCTTTGTCACCGACCATGGACCTGTGCTCAACGAGATCAATACCATGCCAGGATTTACCCCTATTTCGATGTACCCCCAGGTATTCGAGGCAACAGGTATCGGTTATGCGCAGCTGCTCGATAACTTGATCGAGCAGGCCTTGCACAAATAA
- a CDS encoding DUF3515 domain-containing protein — protein sequence MHSDDSFRRGPIVIALVLSIVLVVGVLAGAKLVYDKAAHQPVAMSDVGSPLGDSAQCHDFLEALPEHVLGHKRAQIADPAPAGAAAWQSDSTRRVTIRCGVDAPLQFTALSERIDAANAEWVEVGDATPGSTLRTWYSVDRFPIVAVTADAEALGEHETPLEELEGAVSVLENKETKPHPIPLTDLQVHAGEEHSATCRALLKSVPDSFGKDITYRKNTTVSLPDGSAVWTAAGFEPVVLRCGVEFPKSYKAGERLNQINSVPWFEDTTLRNGTTASTHYALDQKATVAVNLPHEAGNAALVAITEALESIR from the coding sequence ATGCACTCAGATGATTCTTTTCGCCGCGGTCCGATCGTTATAGCTTTGGTGTTATCCATTGTGTTAGTTGTCGGCGTTTTGGCCGGTGCGAAGCTTGTGTACGACAAGGCGGCGCATCAGCCGGTGGCGATGTCGGATGTGGGTTCCCCGTTGGGTGATTCTGCGCAGTGCCATGATTTTTTGGAGGCCCTCCCTGAGCATGTTTTGGGCCATAAGCGTGCCCAGATTGCTGATCCTGCGCCTGCTGGGGCTGCTGCGTGGCAGTCTGATTCCACTCGGCGCGTTACGATTCGCTGTGGAGTGGACGCACCGTTGCAATTCACCGCATTATCTGAGCGTATCGACGCCGCCAACGCCGAGTGGGTGGAGGTGGGTGATGCCACGCCGGGCTCAACATTACGCACGTGGTATTCGGTTGACCGCTTCCCAATTGTTGCAGTAACTGCAGATGCCGAGGCTCTCGGAGAGCATGAAACTCCTTTGGAGGAGCTTGAGGGTGCAGTATCTGTGTTAGAGAATAAGGAAACGAAGCCGCACCCTATTCCGCTAACGGATCTTCAGGTTCATGCTGGTGAGGAGCACTCTGCGACGTGTCGTGCATTGTTGAAGTCGGTTCCGGATAGCTTTGGTAAAGACATTACATACCGGAAGAACACCACTGTTTCACTTCCTGATGGCAGCGCTGTGTGGACTGCGGCTGGTTTTGAGCCCGTAGTGCTGCGTTGTGGAGTTGAGTTCCCGAAATCGTATAAGGCTGGTGAACGCCTCAACCAGATCAATTCGGTTCCGTGGTTTGAAGACACCACATTGCGTAATGGTACGACCGCATCGACGCACTACGCATTAGATCAAAAAGCTACGGTCGCGGTGAACCTGCCGCATGAGGCTGGTAACGCCGCGCTCGTAGCAATTACTGAGGCGTTGGAGTCGATCCGCTAA
- a CDS encoding thiamine-phosphate kinase encodes MTEEHIRNNPTLKEVGEQAAINVITAHAPSSRNGDDAAVLSHAGANSRAVVTTDMLVENRHFRLDWSTPAEIGRKAITQNFADIEAMGARPVAALLAISAPAYTRLQFVSDLARGIAERVSDYSAELVGGDITDGDAIVLSVTAVGQLGGSLPELALDRARSGHTVIASGVIGESAAGLALLNRFGRDGVPERFMPLVSAHCATYVPEGRGFVARAAGVSSLTDNSDGLIVDLRTMARKSGVVIDLDPSAIQPSALMREAAEILEEDPWHWVLGGGEDHTLMGTTAHAVPTGFRKIGTVIKRSNQPTHAAGEVLVGGEAPAYDDGWVSF; translated from the coding sequence GTGACTGAAGAACACATCCGAAACAACCCCACCCTCAAAGAAGTCGGCGAACAAGCCGCCATCAATGTCATCACAGCACACGCACCAAGCTCCCGCAATGGCGATGACGCAGCAGTTCTTAGTCACGCAGGGGCTAACTCCAGGGCAGTCGTCACCACCGACATGCTCGTAGAAAACCGACACTTCCGCCTCGACTGGTCCACCCCAGCAGAAATCGGCCGCAAAGCCATCACCCAAAACTTCGCCGACATCGAAGCGATGGGAGCGCGCCCCGTCGCAGCCCTTCTAGCCATATCCGCACCCGCATACACACGATTGCAGTTCGTCTCCGACCTAGCACGCGGAATCGCAGAACGCGTGAGCGACTACTCAGCAGAACTTGTCGGCGGCGACATCACCGACGGCGACGCGATCGTCTTATCCGTCACAGCCGTAGGCCAACTCGGTGGATCACTACCCGAACTTGCCCTCGACCGTGCCCGCTCTGGTCACACTGTCATCGCCAGTGGAGTGATCGGCGAATCAGCCGCAGGACTAGCCTTGCTCAACAGATTCGGTAGAGACGGCGTCCCCGAACGATTCATGCCACTAGTATCAGCACACTGCGCAACCTACGTCCCTGAAGGACGAGGCTTTGTCGCACGTGCCGCAGGCGTATCCTCTCTTACCGACAACTCCGATGGCCTCATCGTGGATCTGCGCACCATGGCCCGCAAATCCGGCGTAGTCATAGACTTGGACCCCAGCGCCATCCAACCCAGCGCACTGATGCGTGAAGCAGCCGAAATTCTCGAAGAAGACCCATGGCACTGGGTCCTAGGCGGTGGGGAAGACCACACACTTATGGGAACAACAGCGCACGCAGTACCTACCGGATTCCGAAAAATCGGCACGGTAATCAAACGCAGCAACCAACCAACTCACGCTGCCGGCGAAGTCCTCGTCGGCGGCGAAGCACCAGCATACGACGACGGATGGGTGAGCTTTTAA
- a CDS encoding uracil-DNA glycosylase: MNNTPLPVHPSWIEPLAPVTDNIHAMGDFLRNEIAQGRGYLPAGSDILRAFQYPFDDIKVLIVGQDPYPTPGHAMGLSFSTQPGVRPLPRSLANIFKELSADLGIPAPTDGDLTAWSRQGVALFNRVLSVQPGNAGSHRKKGWETITETAIRALAQRNTPLVAILWGKDAQTTQAFLGDTPVITSPHPSPLSASRGFFGSRPFSRANTILEQLGTTPINWEL; the protein is encoded by the coding sequence ATGAACAACACACCACTGCCAGTTCATCCCTCATGGATAGAACCACTAGCGCCCGTGACTGACAACATTCACGCCATGGGAGACTTCCTCCGCAATGAAATCGCCCAAGGCCGTGGCTACTTGCCCGCAGGATCAGACATCCTCCGCGCATTCCAATACCCATTCGACGACATCAAAGTGCTCATCGTTGGCCAAGATCCCTACCCAACACCAGGACACGCCATGGGCCTATCCTTTTCCACACAACCCGGCGTACGCCCACTGCCACGCAGCCTCGCCAACATTTTCAAAGAACTGTCCGCCGACCTCGGCATCCCAGCCCCCACAGACGGCGACCTCACCGCATGGTCGCGACAAGGCGTGGCACTGTTCAACAGAGTCCTTAGCGTCCAACCCGGAAACGCTGGCTCTCACCGCAAAAAAGGATGGGAAACCATCACAGAAACCGCCATCCGAGCACTCGCACAACGCAACACACCACTCGTCGCAATCCTGTGGGGCAAAGACGCCCAAACAACCCAAGCATTCCTCGGCGACACCCCCGTCATCACCTCACCACATCCCTCACCACTATCAGCATCCCGTGGTTTCTTCGGATCCCGCCCCTTTAGCCGAGCCAACACCATCCTCGAACAACTAGGCACCACCCCCATCAACTGGGAACTATAA